From Chryseobacterium salivictor, a single genomic window includes:
- a CDS encoding DUF488 domain-containing protein, with amino-acid sequence MKILEKRIYDKPEKEDGFRILADRLWPRGMKKENAHIDLWAKEIAPSTELRKSYHGKEIDFKEFSKKYLKELDENPKTESFLNQIKKQETITLMTSVKEIETSETPVLKAFIEQRIKRHS; translated from the coding sequence ATGAAAATTTTAGAAAAAAGAATCTACGACAAGCCTGAAAAGGAAGATGGTTTTAGGATTCTTGCCGACCGTCTCTGGCCAAGAGGAATGAAAAAAGAAAATGCCCATATCGATTTATGGGCAAAGGAAATTGCACCTTCCACAGAATTACGGAAATCCTATCACGGAAAAGAAATTGATTTCAAGGAATTCAGCAAAAAATATTTAAAGGAACTGGATGAGAATCCCAAAACGGAATCCTTTCTAAATCAAATAAAAAAACAGGAAACAATCACTTTGATGACTTCTGTAAAGGAAATTGAAACGAGTGAAACTCCGGTTCTAAAAGCTTTTATCGAGCAAAGAATAAAGCGACATTCTTAA